One segment of Drosophila mauritiana strain mau12 chromosome 3R, ASM438214v1, whole genome shotgun sequence DNA contains the following:
- the LOC117144295 gene encoding protein krueppel isoform X2, translating to MVRHTGEKNFPCTFCDKRFVTKYLVRLHERVRHMGEQPFKCNFCSKTFFTSSAKSRHERIRHIRDLSYQCDQCTKRFNTKTCLNKHKFLHTGLKPFDCVICQINFARKAALRRHFDSVAHLIRANAILEIEGEH from the exons ATGGTGCGCCACACGGGCGAGAAGAACTTTCCATGCACGTTCTGCGACAAGCGGTTCGTCACTAAGTATCTGGTTCGTCTACATGAACGAGTGCGACACATGGGCGAACAGCCGTTCAAGTGCAACTTCTGCTCGAAAACGTTTTTTACAAGTTCAGCTAAGTCGCGCCATGAGCG AATACGGCACATCAGAGATCTGAGCTACCAATGCGACCAGTGCACCAAGAGATTCAATACCAAGACCTGCTTGAATAAGCACAAGTTCCTGCACACAGGTCTTAAGCCCTTTGA CTGCGTAATTTGCCAAATCAACTTTGCCCGAAAGGCAGCGCTAAGGAGACACTTCGATTCGGTTGCTCACCTGATTAGGGCAAACGCCATCCTGGAAATCGAAGGAGAGCACTGA
- the LOC117144293 gene encoding transcription factor Ouib: MTPQCRLCGDSIYTQNPVNIFDERIKMVRQIALVTGLWLTDHSKMPRNMCSCCLLSLKSAIAFRQVCINTNNRLTTQRRRLEAKDDGCWDDPLSDAHEVLKINDAEVEQEVLYEVSYADNEGLEEDHDLFKEEEESEVDEQKEFVDIASELPSNKEDNEQEQKQECEDMVDKRKGHDAGEESQEYEESHPDEEDELWQNEDGDSDTEIDSMSDRKATSRQPALDEDKKSIRKYTNRSSPKNDDTDILKTAKKKRKTYVSRKVHVCDHCGKKFTDKGNFNLHVLRHSGVKPFECPECGQKEFNRYILNIHIRVKHRGEKPYACQFCDEKFAHSTMRSRHENRVHRNRKSPKNFKCNYCDKRFESNYQRAKHEVVHTGERKFHCEVCKVSFTRNSNLRTHYRSGQHQRRQIAMSAKSEKDSKNK; encoded by the exons ATGACGCCACAATGCCGGTTGTGTGGAGATTCAATATACACGCAAAATCCAGTTAACATATTCGATGAGCGCATCAAAATGGTCAGGCAAATCGCATTGGTCACGGGCCTTTGG CTCACCGATCACTCAAAGATGCCCCGGAATATGTGCTCCTGCTGCCTGCTGAGCTTGAAGAGCGCCATTGCCTTCCGGCAAGTCTGCATCAATACCAACAATCGACTGACAACCCAGCGCCGAAGACTGGAAGCCAAGGACGACGGATGCTGGGATGATCCACTGAGCGACGCGCACGAGGTGCTGAAGATCAACGATGCGGAAGTGGAGCAGGAGGTGTTGTACGAGGTGTCATATGCGGATAATGAGGGACTGGAGGAGGACCACGACCTGTTTAAGGAGGAGGAAGAAAGCGAGGTTGATGAGCAGAAGGAATTTGTAGATATTGCCAGCGAATTACCCTCCAATAAGGAGGATAATGAGCAAGAGCAAAAACAGGAGTGTGAGGATATGGTGGATAAAAGGAAAGGACATGATGCTGGCGAGGAGTCACAGGAATATGAGGAGTCACACCCAGATGAGGAGGACGAGCTTTGGCAGAACGAGGACGGCGACAGCGATACAGAAATTGATTCAATGTCAGATAGAAAAGCCACGTCGCGTCAACCGGCCCTTGACGAAGATAAGAAGTCTATTCGAAAATACACCAACAGGTCATCTCCCAAAAACGACGATACTGACATTCTGAAAACTGCGaagaaaaaacgaaaaacctACGTAAGCCGAAAGGTCCACGTCTGTGACCATTGCGGCAAGAAATTCACCGACAAGGGCAACTTTAACCTGCACGTGCTGCGCCACTCGGGCGTCAAGCCCTTCGAGTGTCCTGAGTGCGGCCAAAAGGAGTTCAACAGGTACATCCTGAACATTCACATTCGGGTGAAGCATCGCGGAGAGAAGCCATACGCCTGCCAGTTCTGCGACGAGAAATTCGCGCACAGTACTATGCGATCGCGCCACGAAAA CCGGGTACACCGGAACAGGAAATCACCAAAGAACTTCAAGTGCAACTATTGTGACAAGCGATTCGAGTCGAACTACCAGAGGGCCAAGCACGAGGTGGTCCACACTGGCGAGCGTAAATTCCA CTGTGAGGTCTGCAAAGTGTCCTTCACACGGAACTCGAACTTGAGGACCCACTACCGCTCCGGGCAGCATCAAAGGAGACAGATCGCAATGAGTGCTAAGTCCGAAAAAGattccaaaaataaataa
- the LOC117144294 gene encoding zinc finger protein 32 produces the protein MTTLCRTCGQEAEHAKALFDKETRDVLSNILKLTGLWLRNLPGVPTRICLSCLLDLNNATAFRERCIRTNSSWFEKQGKQEDSDTETAKEGGNNRVESRVYVMPISIAQPQRRRILPQRSKKVNGGTLKTVETPIYPLIVPEIPPADLIDPLRCEDPIQSEPLLSADYPEESMNHEEAESKMPQVKKEEPRTPQVIEKVQKTRRKPRNKGCLEECPGKDMARIENIDSITNKTKEDKYATRNKWGAAKRAYALEHRLYFCDQCGKSFSEKGNFNVHLRRHKGTKEFQCQECDRMEFTQHLLNLHVRIKHRGELPYVCKYCGKRFDNCLKRLNHERNHKESPVHRPHVCSTCQKAFKTSTALKDHIVVHTGEQPFHCELCQTFFNRRNALATHYKSKHHRLKVEEQSKNTVGGDATVQPDG, from the exons ATGACCACGCTGTGCCGCACCTGTGGCCAGGAGGCGGAGCACGCCAAGGCACTTTTCGACAAAGAGACCAGAGATGTCCTGAGCAACATCCTCAAGCTGACGGGCCTTTGG TTGAGGAACCTGCCGGGTGTGCCCACGAGGATCTGTTTATCCTGCTTGCTGGATCTGAACAATGCCACCGCATTCCGGGAGCGCTGCATCAGAACCAATTCGTCTTGGTTCGAAAAGCAGGGCAAACAAGAGGATTCGGACACTGAGACTGCAAAGGAAGGCGGGAATAACAGGGTAGAAAGTAGGGTGTATGTTATGCCCATTAGTATTGCACAGCCGCAAAGGAGGAGGATTCTGCCACAACGCAGCAAGAAAGTGAATGGAGGGACTCTTAAAACAGTAGAAACCCCAATTTACCCTTTGATTGTCCCAGAAATACCGCCTGCCGATCTCATAGATCCTCTCCGGTGCGAGGATCCTATTCAGAGCGAACCCCTGCTTTCAGCTGATTATCCAGAGGAGTCCATGAATCACGAAGAGGCAGAATCCAAAATGCCCCAAGTCAAGAAGGAAGAGCCCAGAACACCACAAGTCATCGAGAAAGTACAGAAAACGCGAAGAAAACCGAGGAACAAAGGGTGCTTAGAGGAGTGTCCTGGCAAGGACATGGCAAGAATAGAGAATATTGACTCAATTACCAATAAGACCAAAGAGGACAAGTATGCCACACGAAACAAATGGGGAGCTGCCAAAAGAGCCTATGCACTGGAGCACAGACTATATTTCTGCGACCAATGCGGCAAATCTTTTAGCGAGAAGGGCAACTTCAATGTGCACCTCAGACGGCACAAGGGCACCAAGGAGTTCCAGTGCCAGGAGTGCGACCGCATGGAGTTCACCCAACACCTGCTCAATTTGCACGTGCGGATCAAGCATCGTGGTGAGCTGCCCTACGTGTGCAAGTACTGCGGCAAGCGATTTGACAACTGCCTCAAGCGTCTGAACCACGAGCGCAACCACAAGGAGAGTCCCGTCCACCGACCACACGTGTGCTCCACATGCCAGAAGGCCTTCAAGACTTCGACGGCCCTGAAGGACCACATCGTGGTGCACACGGGAGAACAGCCATTCCA CTGCGAGCTCTGCCAAACGTTCTTTAATAGAAGGAACGCCCTAGCCACCCACTACAAGTCGAAGCACCATCGTCTGAAAGTTGAGGAGCAGTCAAAAAACACTGTGGGTGGAGATGCTACTGTCCAGCCGGATGGGTAA
- the LOC117145128 gene encoding zinc finger and SCAN domain-containing protein 12 encodes MRSSRTSSVSKWERQSNDNKNTMRSSRQVNKKLVKLFLAEADDSDATCTTSTALDTTTADSAFFDSNFDEESTGLQDCDPGSQCRTCFRIISRHEDAQDLYERVNVALLHNIKVITGVWIQQGVKELPHHICATCQETLNKSVEFRAKCQQVDKKLRQTTKKCNVQIGDEEMESELENVLYEESAQQAEELLGQKNVSSELWSDSEGAMDEEDFPLDADPTQFSLSEEELDLDRDTEEELALEQNKSYNEIISIRKCKTKEEIGKVDHGAKVYKVVLGEYNSQKETAPKYSLPLPKRPQLRVSPEEKKRRRRERIQAKPLNYVCDKCGHSFRQRSQLEMHLLRHNRAKNFECPECPKKFYDLYTRNIHVRAMHKGENPFPCNHCNESFANASSRHRHERNVHGAGNRIRTRAKSKEEGPSRHYCTMCTKSYTSKNGLVLHMNFHNGSRPFQCKICQMKFADPSAMKRHQALHDKFPIRCDICLKGFLLRSQLIKHQDVHTGMRPYRCEVCDVHYRHRYNLNKHKTTDLHRDNMQKAIKE; translated from the exons ATGAGGTCGTCTAGGACATCCAGTGTTTCAAAATGG GAGCGCCAGTCAAACGACAACAAAAATACAATGCGCTCTTCGCGGCAGGTTAACAAAAAGCTTGTGAAGCTATTCCTGGCGGAGGCAGACGACAGTGACGCTACCTGCACCACATCCACTGCCCTGGACACCACCACGGCAGACAGTGCGTTTTTTGATAGTAATTTCGACGAGGAGAGCACTGGGCTCCAGGACTGCGATCCAGGAAGCCAGTGCCGCACCTGCTTTCGCATCATATCGCGGCATGAGGATGCTCAGGATCTCTATGAGAGGGTCAACGTGGCGCTTCTGCACAACATAAAGGTCATAACTGGGGTGTGG ATACAACAAGGAGTGAAGGAGCTACCGCATCACATTTGCGCAACGTGCCAGGAAACTCTGAATAAATCCGTGGAATTCCGTGCCAAGTGCCAGCAGGTCGACAAAAAGCTTAGGCAGACGACGAAAAAGTGCAATGTGCAAATCGGTGACGAGGAAATGGAGTCGGAGCTGGAAAATGTGCTCTATGAAGAGTCCGCCCAGCAGGCAGAGGAACTCCTAGGACAAAAAAATGTCAGTTCAGAGTTGTGGTCGGATAGTGAGGGTGCCATGGATGAAGAGGACTTTCCACTGGATGCAGATCCAACTCAGTTTTCACTAAGTGAAGAGGAGTTGGATCTAGACAGAGATACAGAAGAAGAGTTAGCTTTGGAGCAAAACAAGTCatataatgaaataattaGCATACGAAAGTGTAAGACAAAGGAAGAGATTGGTAAGGTAGATCACGGAGCCAAGGTCTATAAGGTTGTGCTCGGTGAGTACAATAGCCAGAAGGAAACTGCACCAAAGTATTCGCTACCACTACCAAAGAGACCTCAACTCAGGGTGAGTCCAGAGGAGAAAAAACGAAGGCGACGCGAAAGGATTCAAGCGAAGCCATTGAACTATGTCTGCGACAAGTGCGGGCACTCCTTTCGCCAACGCAGTCAGCTGGAGATGCACTTGCTCCGGCACAATAGGGCCAAGAATTTCGAGTGCCCCGAGTGCCCGAAGAAGTTCTACGATCTCTATACGCGCAACATTCACGTAAGGGCGATGCACAAGGGCGAAAATCCCTTTCCCTGCAACCACTGCAATGAGTCCTTCGCAAACGCAAGCAGTCGTCACAGGCACGAGAG GAATGTTCACGGAGCAGGCAATCGCATTCGCACGCGGGCGAAATCGAAGGAAGAGGGACCCAGTCGCCATTACTGCACCATGTGCACCAAAAGTTACACCAGCAAGAACGGACTAGTCCTGCACATGAACTTCCACAACGGAAGCAGGCCCTTCCAGTGCAAGATTTGCCAGATGAAATTCGCAGACCCATCTGCCATGAAACGACATCAAGCTTTGCACGACAAGTTTCCCATTCGCTGCGACATCTGCCTAAAGGGATTCCTGCTGCGCTCCCAACTTATAAAGCACCAGGATGTACACACAGGAATGCGTCCTTATCG GTGCGAGGTCTGCGATGTTCACTACCGCCATAGATATAATctaaacaaacacaaaaccACCGATTTGCATCGGGATAATATGCAGAAAGCTataaaagaataa